The following is a genomic window from Pedobacter sp. KBS0701.
GGCATCGTCAGTTAGCCTATAGGTAAGTTTTCCGCTGGTTGAAAGTGTAACATCAACGTTAGTAGTTTTTTTGCAGGAGATAAAAACTGCAACAAGAAGAATTAAGAGTGTTAATTTTGATTTCATATACATATTTATTTTGGGCGCAAATATAGAATAATGATTGAGCAATTATTAAATATTTTTATCCAATTAAAAGACAAAACAAATAGTGATTTGATAATCAGTGGACTTAGAAAATTGTATACAAAATAAATTGCCAGATTTTAAACGAAATGTCTCTATATCCTTACGTAATAGCACATATTATCCATTAAAATCACATTAAATTTGTGCCCATCAGGATCAGTAAAAGTAAAACTATAATAATTGGCTTCATCTCTTTCCACTTGCTTGAGGATAATACCGCCGGCATTTTTAACCTTATCTGTAAATTCATTTACTTCCTCTTCAGTTTCTGCAGAAAGGGTAAAAATAATTTCACTTTTGTTTACAGGTCCTGGCGCTAAAAATTCATCTATTATTGAGCCTTGTTCAAAAAAATGGATCACAAATTTATCCCCGCCAAAAAGAAAACTGCCAATTGAGGGGGCTTTGTTTGGTCCATTGGTGGTAAAACAATGCTGTATAAAATTGATTGCTGCGCTGCGCATCTTTTATGTTATAATTGGTCCAAATTTTTGTTTTATCCGATCTGAAATTAAAATTATCGTTTAAACACGAAACCCAATAGGTGCCGGGGTCACATTTAACAGGGCTGTTTGTGCCAGAAAAATTTCGTTCCCGGTATTTTAGGAAGATTAAACAAGCAATGTAACCGGCTTAAATTTCTGAAGATATTTAAAGTATTTTTGACATTGATCCGTCTTCATTATCAAAATCCTTTTTAGTTCTAGAATGGGCAATAAAAGATGAAAATCGTATCCCAACAAGATCAACATAAAAATAATGGCAAGAAAACAGTTAAATAGTGGAAATGCACCGGGCGTTGAATTATCAAAAGCAAAAATAAACAGGAAAAGCTTGGGCAATGTGGCCCGTTTGCTTACTTATCTAAAACCCTATCGAGGCAAATTCATTGCTGCATTGTTTTTCCTCTTTTTATCAAGTTTGGTAGGATTGGCGTTTCCATCTTTTATAGGTGCATTAATTGATACCGCACAGGGCAAGCACAGCAATAATTACCTGCCCTGCACCATTCAGGGCATCTTAATGTTAGCCTTTATCGTGTTGGCATTGCAGGCAGTAGTGTCTTATTTTAGAATCTTATGGTTTGTCAATGTAGCTGAGCGCTCCCTGGCCGACATCAGGCGCGATACCTACTTTAAATTGATCACCTTGCCCATGAACTTCTTTTCGAACCGCAGGGTAGGTGAGCTGAACAGCAGGATTTCTGCCGATTTATCGCAGGTTCAGGATACCTTAACCACCACCATTGCGGAGATGTTACGGCAGTTTGTATTGTTTGTAGGTGGGATAGTTTTTATGGCCATCATTTCGAAAAAACTGGTCTTTGCGCTGCTTTTAATCTTACCCGTGATGATAGTGTTTGCTGTTCTGTTCGGCCGCTTTATCAAAAAGATTTCGCGTCAGGCTCAGGATAAAATGGCCGAATCAAACAGTATTGTTGAAGAAACCTTATCAGGCATTTCCAATGTAAAAGCATTTGTAAACGAAGCATTCGAAGCCACACGTTATAAGAATACCATCCGCGAGGTAGCAGATATTGCTATTAAGGGTGCTAAATTCAGGGGTATGTTTGTATCCTTTATTGTGCTCTGCGTTTTTGGAAGTGTACTGGGGGTGATCGGTTATGGCTGTATCCTGGTTAGTCAGCAGGAAATTACCTTTGGCGAACTTTTAAAATTTTCACTTTATGCGATGTTCCTCGGCAGTTCGCTGGGTAGTTTTCCCGAACTTTTTGCCAACCTTCAAAAAGCTGTAGGCGCCAGCGAAAGGGTACTGGAAATCTTGGGAGAGCAAGGAGAAGCTGTATCCATTACCGAAAAGGATAATGTGGTAAAGCAAAAAATAGTGGGGAATCTCGCTTTCAACCAGATCAATTTTGCCTATCCCTCAAGGCCGGAAGTTGAAGTCTTAAATAATGTATCTTTTGAGGCCAAAGCCGGACAAAAAATAGCGATAGTAGGGCCAAGTGGCTCGGGCAAATCGACTACCGCAGGATTGATACTGCAATTTTACCATCCGCAAAGTGGCGAAATCCTGTTTGATGGCAAACCTGCTTCTGCCTATTCGCTTAGGGATATCCGGAATCAGATCGCAATTGTTCCACAGGATGTGATGTTATTTGGCGGAACGATATTGGAAAACATTGCCTATGGCAAGCTAACGGCTACAAAAGCAGAAATTATACAGGCAGCTAAACGGGCAAATGCGCATGATTTTATCAGCGCATTTCCTGAAAGCTACGAAACAGTGGTTGGAGAACGTGGGGTAAAACTATCAGGCGGACAACGTCAGCGCATTGCCATTGCCCGGGCACTGCTAAAAAACCCGTCTATATTGATTTTGGACGAAGCCACTTCTTCACTCGATTCTGAATCAGAACGCCTGGTACAGGAAGCCCTGGAAGAATTAATGAGTGGTCGTACTTCTATTATCATCGCTCACCGCTTATCAACCATTCGTGAAGCCGATAGGATTCTGGTAATGGAAAAGGGACAGATTATTGAATCGGGTACACACCAGGAACTCATTAGAAGTGAACAAGGGCTGTATAAGTACCTGAGCGGTTTGCAGTTTGAGGTGCAGCAGTAAAAAACAATAGGAAGCTGTAAAATTTAAACGTTAACAACTCAACGGATACAAGAATAAGAAGCTGTATCGTAAATTGTAGTTTAATTGAATTTGTCAGGTTGAGCTTAGCCTCTAATGAGCTTGATGAAGTATCGAAACACCTCGTAAAATATTTAAAACAGGTCCTTCACTTCGACTACGCTCAGTACAAGCTCACTACTATCAACAGATACCAAAAAAAAGCTCGTCATCTCGACCGAAGCAGTGCGACGTGGAGAGATCTATCAAAAACAGATTTTGTTTCACAGAGCTTTCGGGTTCTCGACTGCGTTACCGATGTAAAATCGGTACAGGTAGTACTCCGCTCGAAATGATGGTAAAGCGAGAGAATTTTTACATGTAGATTAATTACTGTCATTTATATTAATTTTTATAAAATAAATTATTCCTCAGGATTGACAATTCTATATTTATGAGATAGCCTCAACGAGTTACAGACTCTTTTCTATTATTAATCCGTAGCGCCCTTTGGAATGCTATGGACAGACATGGGATAAACCAATTTGAGTTTTAGAGAAATCAGCAATAAGCCATCAGGTTATTGCTCTCTTAATTTTAGTGAGATGGGGTAAATGACTTCTGGTTTTCCCGCAATACGTTTTACTTATTAAATAGAGCCCCCAACCACTAATCTTGATTCATCGATAATCGTTTGAGCGAATGAGCTTCCTGAAATGCATTTCATCATCCTGTTAAAGGCTAACTTACCTAAATTATAACCACTGGTTTCAGCATAGGTAATTTCCGGGTAAAATAGCTGGGGAATCATGCCGTCGCTTATTGCGATAACGCCCAAATCTTTTGGCGCTTGCAGCCCTTTTCTTTGGATAGCTTTCATAGCACCCGCAAGAATTTCATCACTCATACAGAAAACGGCAAATTTTTCCCCGATATGTTCGGGCAGAAGCGCTAAAGTAATTTGTTCGGCTTCTTCTGAACTTCTGGCATGAACTGTTTTCAGTTCTACCTTTTTATCCTCTTTATATAATATTGAGGTGAACTTTTGGAACCGGGCTTTGGTAATCGACATATTTTTATCGCCAAAAATTGCCAATACATTTACTATGCCCTTTTTTAAAATTTCTTCAGCTGCTAGGATAGCCGCATGTTCATCGCCGACACAAATTTTGTTACAGGATTCATATTGCGGAACTTTATCGAAAAAAATAACCGGAATTCCATATCCATCCAGTTTCAAAAAAGGTTCTATCTCTATCGTTTCTGAAGTGATG
Proteins encoded in this region:
- a CDS encoding VOC family protein produces the protein MRSAAINFIQHCFTTNGPNKAPSIGSFLFGGDKFVIHFFEQGSIIDEFLAPGPVNKSEIIFTLSAETEEEVNEFTDKVKNAGGIILKQVERDEANYYSFTFTDPDGHKFNVILMDNMCYYVRI
- a CDS encoding ABC transporter ATP-binding protein, with protein sequence MARKQLNSGNAPGVELSKAKINRKSLGNVARLLTYLKPYRGKFIAALFFLFLSSLVGLAFPSFIGALIDTAQGKHSNNYLPCTIQGILMLAFIVLALQAVVSYFRILWFVNVAERSLADIRRDTYFKLITLPMNFFSNRRVGELNSRISADLSQVQDTLTTTIAEMLRQFVLFVGGIVFMAIISKKLVFALLLILPVMIVFAVLFGRFIKKISRQAQDKMAESNSIVEETLSGISNVKAFVNEAFEATRYKNTIREVADIAIKGAKFRGMFVSFIVLCVFGSVLGVIGYGCILVSQQEITFGELLKFSLYAMFLGSSLGSFPELFANLQKAVGASERVLEILGEQGEAVSITEKDNVVKQKIVGNLAFNQINFAYPSRPEVEVLNNVSFEAKAGQKIAIVGPSGSGKSTTAGLILQFYHPQSGEILFDGKPASAYSLRDIRNQIAIVPQDVMLFGGTILENIAYGKLTATKAEIIQAAKRANAHDFISAFPESYETVVGERGVKLSGGQRQRIAIARALLKNPSILILDEATSSLDSESERLVQEALEELMSGRTSIIIAHRLSTIREADRILVMEKGQIIESGTHQELIRSEQGLYKYLSGLQFEVQQ
- a CDS encoding LacI family DNA-binding transcriptional regulator, yielding MKQNPTLKKIAERLNVSISTVSRALKDHPDISAETKVKINELAELLEYDPNPYAVNLRTHSSKEFAVVVPSLSNFFYHSFISAIEEEARIFGYSVIIYRSSNDPKIEQEILKSCKHKRVSGIFIAITSETIEIEPFLKLDGYGIPVIFFDKVPQYESCNKICVGDEHAAILAAEEILKKGIVNVLAIFGDKNMSITKARFQKFTSILYKEDKKVELKTVHARSSEEAEQITLALLPEHIGEKFAVFCMSDEILAGAMKAIQRKGLQAPKDLGVIAISDGMIPQLFYPEITYAETSGYNLGKLAFNRMMKCISGSSFAQTIIDESRLVVGGSI